A window of Gloeocapsa sp. PCC 7428 contains these coding sequences:
- a CDS encoding four-helix bundle copper-binding protein: protein MTTAQSHQSLLETCIQNCLDCLRECETCADACLSGDMVQMMAQYIKLCRDCADTCDICARFMARNSDLHAQLCQVCAEASARCAAECEKHDHNHCRRCAASCRRCAESCRQMATAMA from the coding sequence ATGACTACCGCCCAGTCCCATCAATCGCTGCTTGAAACTTGTATCCAAAACTGTCTGGATTGCTTACGTGAATGTGAAACCTGTGCTGATGCTTGTTTGAGTGGTGACATGGTGCAGATGATGGCGCAGTACATTAAGCTCTGTCGTGATTGTGCCGATACTTGTGATATTTGCGCTCGGTTTATGGCTCGCAACTCTGATTTGCACGCTCAGCTGTGTCAAGTCTGTGCTGAAGCGAGCGCACGCTGTGCCGCTGAGTGCGAGAAGCATGACCATAACCACTGTCGTCGCTGTGCAGCATCCTGTCGTCGTTGTGCAGAGTCTTGCCGTCAAATGGCAACTGCAATGGCATAA
- a CDS encoding FAD-dependent oxidoreductase — MSFDYDLFVIGAGPGGLAAAERAAHYGARVAIAERDQVGGTCVVHGCVPEKMMTYAAGFSHILQNADEYGWNKVPRQFDWSKFAQTRDENINHLSQVHVHHLQTAGVELMYGDATFLNPHTLKLGDHQITANKVLIAVGARSVTPDIPGINDAITMRELLELKQQPDHLAIIGSNHIATKFAGIMNGLVCKVTQIVAEEYILPNCDLDLRTTVQTGMIRQGIQVLNNTHVSSIEQVQEGLQLEFTGTATDAITVNTVVYATDRVANIDRLNLEAAGVEVQQGAIVINDYGRTTQPHIFAVGDCTPRPQWTPAAIAAGRAFADFEFGKQPHIVSFAGIPYVVATMPEAATIGLTETQAREKLGESVRCYRKTFQPLFNLIGEAEQEAMLKLVVDSNSDRVLGVHMVGECAAEVIQMLAPALKAGVTKQHFDESLGIHPSVGEEFFTLK; from the coding sequence ATGAGTTTTGATTACGATTTGTTTGTGATCGGAGCAGGTCCCGGTGGGCTAGCCGCAGCGGAACGGGCTGCTCATTACGGCGCACGAGTAGCGATCGCCGAACGTGACCAGGTAGGAGGAACCTGTGTGGTGCATGGCTGTGTGCCTGAAAAGATGATGACCTATGCTGCCGGATTTTCTCATATTTTGCAAAACGCCGACGAATACGGATGGAATAAAGTACCGCGTCAGTTTGATTGGTCAAAATTTGCCCAAACGCGAGATGAAAATATTAATCACTTGAGTCAAGTTCACGTCCATCATCTGCAAACGGCAGGGGTTGAGTTGATGTATGGCGATGCCACATTCTTAAATCCGCATACCCTCAAGTTGGGCGATCACCAGATCACGGCAAACAAAGTTTTGATTGCTGTTGGTGCAAGAAGCGTTACACCCGATATACCGGGTATCAATGATGCAATTACGATGCGCGAATTGCTGGAGCTGAAGCAACAACCCGATCACCTAGCTATCATCGGCAGCAATCACATTGCCACTAAATTTGCTGGCATTATGAATGGGCTAGTTTGCAAGGTGACTCAGATTGTGGCAGAAGAGTATATCTTACCGAATTGCGATCTTGATCTGCGTACCACTGTGCAAACAGGAATGATCCGGCAAGGAATTCAGGTTCTCAATAACACTCATGTGAGCAGCATTGAACAGGTGCAAGAGGGCTTGCAATTAGAGTTTACTGGTACTGCTACAGATGCTATTACAGTCAATACTGTTGTCTATGCAACTGATCGCGTTGCCAATATCGATCGCTTGAACCTGGAAGCCGCAGGGGTTGAAGTTCAGCAAGGTGCGATCGTTATTAATGACTATGGCCGAACCACTCAGCCTCATATCTTCGCAGTGGGTGACTGTACGCCTCGTCCGCAATGGACTCCTGCCGCAATTGCTGCTGGTCGCGCCTTTGCTGATTTTGAATTTGGCAAGCAGCCCCATATAGTCAGTTTTGCAGGAATTCCCTATGTGGTTGCTACCATGCCCGAAGCTGCAACAATTGGTTTGACTGAAACACAGGCTAGAGAAAAGCTGGGTGAATCAGTGCGTTGTTACCGTAAGACGTTTCAACCTTTATTCAACTTAATTGGTGAAGCAGAACAGGAAGCCATGCTCAAGCTAGTGGTTGATAGCAATTCTGATCGCGTGTTGGGTGTTCACATGGTGGGTGAGTGTGCTGCCGAAGTCATTCAGATGTTGGCACCCGCGCTCAAGGCAGGCGTGACGAAACAACATTTTGATGAGTCATTGGGAATTCACCCTTCGGTGGGTGAAGAATTTTTCACTTTAAAGTGA
- a CDS encoding DUF305 domain-containing protein, producing MNQQKHMSGMGWNRFAAMIATSTFIMFFLMYQLIYTLDHATFSVNRLVASLVMGCVMTVVMLSFMWSMYRGVGTKIAVLGLATALGVILLSVNRTQALIGDVNFMKAMIPHHSIAINNARKASISDPRVRELADEIIASQVREIAEMQLLLDDIAENGERGEVELPARSLEITPEMERQIREAVQ from the coding sequence ATGAACCAACAGAAACACATGTCAGGAATGGGCTGGAACCGATTCGCGGCGATGATCGCGACCTCAACGTTCATCATGTTCTTCTTGATGTATCAGCTCATATACACACTTGATCACGCAACGTTTAGTGTAAATCGACTGGTCGCCTCATTGGTGATGGGGTGCGTGATGACCGTTGTGATGCTTTCCTTTATGTGGTCGATGTATCGAGGAGTAGGAACCAAGATCGCAGTTCTCGGTTTAGCTACCGCGCTCGGCGTGATTCTGCTCTCCGTGAATAGAACCCAAGCGCTGATCGGAGATGTCAACTTCATGAAGGCGATGATTCCCCACCATTCGATTGCCATTAACAATGCGCGGAAGGCAAGCATTAGCGATCCGCGCGTTCGTGAGCTTGCGGATGAGATAATTGCGTCGCAGGTCCGTGAAATAGCTGAGATGCAGTTGCTCCTCGATGATATTGCGGAGAACGGAGAACGAGGGGAGGTCGAGCTTCCCGCTCGTTCGCTTGAGATAACCCCCGAGATGGAGCGCCAGATTAGAGAAGCAGTGCAGTAA
- a CDS encoding thioredoxin domain-containing protein, protein MNSANDSNQLAIPVGQRDHIQGAETAVITLVEYGSYACPNCAAAQTVIQQLQQQLGEQLRIVFRHFPQVNLYPEAQHASEAAEAAAAQGKFWQMHDYLLTHQHALNNGNLVKYALTIGLDVNHFLHQMRRDVHLERVHEDIASGIQSGVSRTPTFFINGIRLNGEWNPETLKSEISKVFLQG, encoded by the coding sequence GTGAATTCAGCAAATGATTCTAATCAACTGGCAATTCCAGTAGGACAGCGTGACCACATCCAGGGAGCAGAGACCGCAGTGATAACCTTAGTGGAATATGGCAGTTATGCCTGTCCAAATTGTGCAGCGGCTCAAACCGTAATTCAACAACTTCAGCAGCAGCTAGGAGAACAGCTACGGATTGTATTTCGCCATTTTCCACAAGTCAATCTTTACCCGGAAGCTCAACACGCATCTGAAGCGGCTGAAGCCGCCGCCGCCCAAGGTAAATTTTGGCAAATGCATGACTATTTATTGACTCATCAACATGCTTTGAATAACGGCAATTTAGTAAAGTATGCTTTGACAATAGGATTGGATGTTAATCATTTTCTACATCAAATGAGACGAGATGTTCATTTAGAGCGAGTGCATGAAGACATAGCGAGTGGAATACAAAGTGGAGTCAGTCGTACACCGACTTTCTTTATTAATGGGATTCGACTAAATGGTGAATGGAACCCAGAAACTTTAAAATCAGAAATTTCAAAAGTATTCT
- a CDS encoding four-helix bundle copper-binding protein, whose translation MTTTQSHDSLLETCIQACLDCLRECENCANACLDSDMVQMMAACIKRCRDCADTCDLCARFMARNSDIHGQMCSICAEACDRCAAECEKHDHDHCKQCAESCRRCAESCRKMATAMAA comes from the coding sequence ATGACCACAACTCAATCTCACGATTCTTTGTTGGAAACTTGCATTCAAGCTTGTCTTGATTGTTTACGCGAGTGCGAAAACTGTGCTAATGCTTGCTTAGACAGCGATATGGTGCAGATGATGGCTGCATGTATCAAACGCTGCCGTGATTGTGCTGACACTTGCGACCTCTGTGCTCGTTTTATGGCTCGCAATTCAGATATTCACGGTCAGATGTGCAGCATCTGCGCCGAAGCCTGCGATCGCTGCGCTGCAGAGTGCGAGAAGCACGACCACGACCACTGCAAGCAATGTGCTGAATCTTGTCGTCGCTGTGCTGAATCCTGCCGCAAAATGGCAACTGCCATGGCAGCATAA
- a CDS encoding four-helix bundle copper-binding protein codes for MPHQQYKTSIDAAIHCAYECEHCADACMGSMAECARLCRDCAQMCWTIAGYMSRGSQFIPQVVRACIDICEACASECEKHDNEHCQSCAKACRSAVEEYRKVVSVATSR; via the coding sequence ATGCCACATCAGCAGTATAAAACCAGTATTGATGCTGCCATTCACTGTGCTTACGAGTGTGAACACTGCGCTGATGCCTGTATGGGCAGCATGGCAGAATGCGCTCGTCTCTGCCGCGATTGTGCCCAAATGTGTTGGACGATCGCTGGCTACATGAGTCGCGGATCTCAATTCATCCCTCAGGTTGTTCGAGCTTGTATCGATATCTGCGAAGCCTGCGCCAGTGAATGCGAAAAACACGATAACGAACACTGCCAAAGCTGTGCCAAGGCTTGTCGATCGGCTGTTGAGGAGTACCGTAAGGTGGTTAGTGTTGCCACATCGCGTTAA
- a CDS encoding transposase, with protein sequence MNSSSKKPSYTGKNVFIGIDVHKRTYSIVSVVDSIVSVVEGIVVKKWQTTAIPDQLARQLKSYFPEANLYSVYEAGFSGFVLHRKLEEAGIKNLVVNAASIETTVHNRVKTDKRDALKLASLLEAGRLKGIRVPSEKEETQRLLSRTRQQLIKERTALKNQIRMKCHQMGLIAADDRRKMSHKLVQELLKCCPSLELSLAIETDWQVW encoded by the coding sequence ATGAATAGCTCATCAAAGAAGCCTTCATACACGGGAAAGAATGTTTTCATCGGGATTGATGTACATAAACGAACCTACTCAATAGTGAGTGTAGTAGACTCAATAGTGAGTGTAGTAGAAGGAATCGTAGTAAAGAAATGGCAGACTACGGCTATACCCGACCAACTGGCAAGACAACTCAAGAGTTATTTCCCAGAAGCTAACCTGTATAGTGTTTATGAAGCAGGATTTTCAGGATTTGTCTTACATCGGAAACTGGAAGAAGCTGGTATTAAAAACTTGGTAGTCAATGCAGCTAGTATAGAAACTACCGTCCATAACCGAGTGAAGACGGATAAGCGAGATGCTCTAAAATTAGCTAGTTTACTAGAGGCGGGACGCCTAAAAGGAATCAGAGTTCCGAGCGAGAAAGAAGAAACTCAAAGACTGCTTAGCCGTACCCGACAACAACTAATCAAGGAGCGGACAGCGCTCAAAAATCAAATTCGGATGAAGTGTCATCAAATGGGATTGATTGCAGCAGATGACCGCCGTAAAATGAGCCACAAGTTAGTGCAGGAATTGCTCAAATGCTGTCCTTCGTTAGAATTGAGCTTAGCAATTGAAACTGATTGGCAAGTGTGGTAA
- a CDS encoding DUF411 domain-containing protein gives MQLVNAIVLLSVFISSLSSPVIASESVWHRETESYSGILNITVYRSPSCSCCGGWMEHLKRHGFQVKDIKAIDMEAIKQKYNLPKELTSCHTALIDGYVIEGHVPADDIKRLLKEKPQLTGLSVPQMPVGTPGMEVGNKKEPFAVISFKKNGEFKVFKEYRSY, from the coding sequence ATGCAATTAGTAAATGCCATTGTTCTGTTATCAGTTTTTATCTCATCGCTGTCTTCACCTGTAATTGCAAGTGAGAGCGTTTGGCATAGAGAAACTGAGTCCTATTCAGGAATATTAAACATTACCGTGTATCGTAGCCCCTCCTGTAGCTGCTGTGGCGGATGGATGGAGCATTTGAAAAGGCACGGCTTCCAAGTCAAGGATATTAAAGCAATCGATATGGAAGCTATCAAGCAGAAGTACAACTTACCCAAGGAATTGACATCCTGCCATACAGCATTGATTGACGGGTATGTGATTGAAGGACACGTGCCAGCCGACGATATTAAACGTCTCTTGAAAGAAAAGCCGCAGTTAACTGGCTTATCTGTTCCCCAAATGCCTGTAGGAACACCTGGTATGGAAGTAGGAAACAAGAAAGAGCCATTTGCTGTGATTTCCTTCAAGAAAAACGGCGAATTTAAGGTATTCAAGGAGTATCGGTCATACTAA
- a CDS encoding DNA polymerase: MKSFQPTIFCNRAGRIHPTYYQLGARSGQFSCRNPPLQTIPRDAAARTCFVAAPGYQIVRADYSQIELRIVARLSGDARMQRAYRKGEDLHRLTAALVTGKAIADVSEEDRRLAKAINFGLIYGMGAAKLQSYAETKYGVTLSLEQAKAFRKRFFEAYAGVAEWHETIKRSYSEE; the protein is encoded by the coding sequence ATTAAATCATTTCAGCCTACCATTTTTTGCAACAGAGCCGGAAGGATTCACCCAACGTACTACCAGCTTGGAGCCAGGTCAGGTCAGTTTTCTTGTCGCAATCCACCTTTGCAGACCATTCCTCGTGATGCGGCTGCCCGAACCTGCTTTGTAGCTGCACCAGGTTATCAAATAGTGCGAGCCGACTATTCTCAAATTGAGCTGCGAATTGTTGCCCGATTAAGTGGCGATGCCCGGATGCAACGAGCATACCGCAAAGGTGAGGATCTGCATCGGCTGACAGCAGCTCTGGTGACGGGGAAAGCGATCGCGGATGTGAGCGAGGAAGATCGACGGCTTGCCAAAGCCATCAATTTTGGGCTGATTTACGGCATGGGTGCCGCCAAACTTCAGAGCTATGCTGAGACAAAGTATGGAGTCACTCTGTCTCTAGAGCAGGCAAAAGCATTCCGAAAACGCTTCTTTGAAGCCTACGCCGGAGTGGCAGAGTGGCATGAGACGATCAAGCGTAGTTACTCCGAGGAATAA
- a CDS encoding transposase, translating into MERQAYSDPNEKIYRSAPGIGPLGARILSNELGDMSQFHNERQLFSYTGLTPCEQSSGDNIRRGCITRQGNSRVRWVLCEAAWRAIRQDRDLREYFERLFPRTGKKKAIVAVSRKLIGRIRSAFRQGKPYRMTPITSSSAENS; encoded by the coding sequence TTGGAGCGGCAGGCATACTCAGATCCCAACGAGAAAATTTACCGTTCTGCTCCAGGGATAGGTCCTCTCGGAGCGAGAATCCTATCCAATGAGTTAGGAGATATGAGCCAATTTCACAACGAGCGGCAATTATTTAGCTATACGGGGTTGACTCCTTGCGAGCAGTCGAGTGGGGACAACATCCGAAGGGGTTGCATCACGCGACAGGGAAACAGTCGGGTTCGATGGGTTTTATGTGAAGCGGCTTGGAGAGCCATTAGACAAGATCGGGATTTGAGAGAATACTTCGAGCGACTCTTTCCCCGAACGGGGAAGAAGAAAGCAATTGTTGCTGTCAGCCGTAAATTAATCGGTCGTATTCGTTCAGCTTTCCGTCAGGGTAAACCCTATCGCATGACTCCTATTACCTCATCTTCAGCAGAGAATAGCTGA
- a CDS encoding DNA polymerase, with the protein MLNHPVQGLNADITKLALVKLNKVLAETGAKLICTVHDEILLECPVAEAKHISYLLHRGMVAAARKFLHPILVVVDIKVSASWGGDEA; encoded by the coding sequence TTGCTGAACCATCCCGTCCAGGGATTGAATGCTGATATCACAAAGTTAGCGTTAGTGAAACTTAACAAAGTACTGGCAGAGACAGGAGCAAAGCTGATTTGCACAGTTCATGATGAGATCCTGCTGGAGTGTCCTGTTGCTGAGGCGAAGCACATCAGTTATCTCTTACATCGCGGCATGGTTGCAGCAGCTCGGAAGTTTCTGCATCCGATCTTGGTAGTCGTAGACATCAAAGTTTCAGCTAGTTGGGGTGGTGATGAGGCTTAG
- a CDS encoding potassium channel family protein, with translation MDWLVLAGGVGLILLALTDLFLTVLYPRSGRGVLSTLLNQGIWQLFRQASYGPWVDRDRLLSYCGPTLLVVIVIVWTTLLIGGFAFIVWTALGSGIQASQGSTPTDFATALYYSGYTFTTLGTGDLVPKTGTYRLLMILEAALGFSTFTLTLTYFLSVYSALTRRNTFALSLHHRTASQANAAEFLARLGANGDFNGARQEVADMGRNLLELLESHHSYPVLHYFRFQESYYSLARIALITVDTATLIKSALNQEKYRALVDSTGVTELEDGGLDALLQLSDSFLPDGHSAHQNKSEKEWREWYFRAVERLQAANIETTPDLETGADLYIALRQKWNPYVVGFAEYMAYRWSEIAPVERE, from the coding sequence ATGGACTGGCTAGTACTCGCAGGTGGTGTTGGACTGATACTCCTGGCTCTTACAGACCTTTTCTTAACCGTATTGTATCCCCGCAGTGGTAGGGGAGTGTTGAGCACGCTACTCAATCAGGGAATATGGCAACTATTTCGACAAGCTTCATACGGTCCCTGGGTCGATCGCGATCGCCTGCTCTCCTACTGTGGTCCTACCCTACTAGTAGTAATTGTCATTGTATGGACAACCTTATTGATCGGCGGATTTGCCTTCATCGTTTGGACTGCCCTAGGTTCTGGTATCCAGGCTAGCCAGGGATCAACGCCAACAGATTTTGCTACAGCACTTTATTACAGCGGCTACACCTTTACCACTCTAGGTACGGGCGACCTTGTGCCAAAAACAGGAACCTATCGGCTACTCATGATATTAGAAGCAGCCCTTGGTTTTTCGACCTTTACCCTAACGCTCACCTACTTCCTGTCAGTCTATAGTGCCTTAACGCGACGCAATACTTTTGCCTTAAGCTTACATCACCGTACTGCCAGTCAAGCAAATGCTGCCGAGTTCCTGGCGCGGCTGGGAGCGAATGGAGATTTCAATGGTGCCCGTCAGGAAGTTGCTGATATGGGCAGAAACCTGTTGGAGTTGCTAGAGTCTCACCACTCGTACCCGGTTTTACACTATTTTCGCTTTCAGGAAAGCTACTACTCACTAGCGCGGATTGCACTAATCACAGTGGATACAGCCACATTAATCAAAAGTGCGCTTAATCAAGAAAAATATCGTGCGTTAGTAGACTCTACTGGAGTTACCGAGTTAGAAGATGGTGGTTTGGATGCCCTGCTTCAATTGTCCGATTCATTCCTTCCAGATGGACATTCAGCCCACCAGAATAAATCGGAGAAAGAGTGGCGCGAGTGGTATTTCCGTGCTGTAGAGCGGCTGCAAGCTGCGAACATAGAAACAACACCTGATTTAGAAACGGGCGCAGATTTATACATTGCTTTGCGCCAAAAGTGGAATCCTTATGTTGTTGGCTTTGCTGAGTACATGGCATACAGGTGGAGTGAGATCGCTCCAGTTGAGAGAGAGTAA
- a CDS encoding response regulator transcription factor has translation MNPEPQPLRILIADDHPVVRDGLAAILNKQPGMTVVAQAGDGLEAVEQFRLHQPDVAIVDLRMPEMGGAEVVATVRAEFPNACFIMLTVYDGDEDIYQGFRAGAKAYLLKDTPCHELVEVIRAVCTGAQHIPNSLTSKLASRLSMSELSDRERQVLTLMTDGKNNREIGEAIGISESTVRFHVSNLMSKLGVSDRTHAVVTALKRGIIKL, from the coding sequence ATGAACCCTGAGCCTCAACCCCTTCGGATCTTAATTGCTGACGATCACCCCGTAGTCCGCGACGGGCTAGCGGCAATTCTTAACAAGCAGCCAGGTATGACCGTCGTTGCTCAGGCGGGTGATGGGCTAGAAGCCGTCGAGCAATTTCGTTTGCATCAGCCTGATGTGGCAATTGTAGACTTGCGGATGCCGGAAATGGGCGGGGCTGAGGTCGTTGCGACCGTCCGGGCTGAGTTTCCCAACGCCTGTTTTATTATGCTCACGGTCTACGATGGGGATGAGGACATTTACCAGGGATTTCGGGCTGGAGCCAAAGCCTATCTGCTCAAAGATACCCCCTGTCATGAGTTAGTTGAAGTGATTCGTGCCGTTTGTACTGGAGCGCAGCATATTCCCAATTCACTCACTTCTAAACTGGCTTCTCGCCTCAGTATGTCAGAGTTGAGCGATCGCGAACGTCAGGTTTTAACGCTCATGACGGACGGTAAAAATAATCGCGAGATCGGTGAAGCCATTGGCATTTCGGAGAGTACTGTGCGATTTCATGTGTCTAATTTGATGAGTAAGTTGGGAGTGAGCGATCGCACTCATGCTGTCGTAACAGCCCTAAAACGCGGAATCATCAAGCTATAA
- a CDS encoding GAF domain-containing protein has protein sequence MNSSDSPTTASQSVPSTKLEQQVQQLQEEIAQLRQENEQLRQQKETEFSIEIVNQQQKTTQQQTQALEKANPELWKPDRLLEITAIAASALLTIENFDEAVKTALQTLGEGLETDRVTVIENFTLPSKELPGWKVLYEWNSPHTIAQIFDLNTSQGCYEEIRDWHDLFCQGQPVSCQIEQMPEPFRGKQAAIGVKAFYLVPIFVEGKWWGVLGLDDCREAKHRTLAELAVLKIAANCIGSAIQRDRTQKAMLQAEQARSQELERLNIQLQQSLDHLSESEERFRTLFELSSEGFHYMEIDPPCPVTLPIEKQCEWLYNSIHVVKANPAFAAMYGVDHPNELIGLKNSDVHAPGSEKNALFIRGTIESGYRFRNLETEEIDRQGRLRYFLNSGVYTIQDGYLVNAWGTQIDITELRETQQALLEAEQARSQELERLNTELQQTLDRLSESEERYRTLFEISSEGIFRVEYDPPIPLHLPIEEQIDLYYRSLCVAEGNATYAAMYGFDDAESIVGLRLSDIDVSTSQQNQSFMRALIESRYQLRNAETEEIDRYGNPRYFLNNITTIIKDGCAIGGWASQLDITELRLAQQALLQAEQDRVAELAKANDALKQTVDALATETDLNRFLGHVLKVIAEQLDATLTEYWYHPKPDNIAYVGLTYWQEKILKPEEQSGHVGLFGYPVPPEMIQQDSPHHRRRYFITEDIASSEVHSRIAHEYGLDAGAWYQSRGVNRFLNMPLILGDRTIGALIVFLPSDRHFTEQQIELTYALAQQVTLAIQLTRLAEEAKQAAILEDRNRMAREIHDTLAQSFAGILMQLQAATLNLIDDPEQVIVHLKRASNLTREGLAEARRSVSLLLQEDAAYSDLLSSLHQLIEQMRCNTDVPISVNVEGTPYPLNPEVGMHLFRMVQESLNNALRHADPSTIQINLSYATQKVSLCIQDDGCGFDLEQPTNGFGLKGMQQRADLLNAQLQINSQIGTGTEVHITAPTHPS, from the coding sequence ATGAACTCATCTGATTCTCCTACGACGGCATCTCAATCTGTTCCTTCGACAAAGCTAGAACAACAAGTTCAACAATTACAAGAAGAGATCGCTCAACTGCGGCAAGAGAATGAGCAGTTACGTCAGCAGAAGGAGACAGAATTTTCTATCGAGATCGTCAATCAACAACAAAAGACAACTCAGCAACAGACTCAAGCGCTAGAGAAAGCCAATCCGGAATTGTGGAAACCCGATCGCCTGTTAGAAATTACAGCGATTGCTGCCAGCGCTCTACTGACGATCGAGAACTTTGATGAGGCGGTTAAGACTGCTCTACAAACCCTTGGCGAAGGTTTAGAAACCGATCGCGTGACTGTGATCGAGAACTTTACTCTTCCATCTAAAGAATTACCTGGTTGGAAGGTGCTGTATGAGTGGAACTCACCCCATACAATCGCCCAGATTTTTGATTTGAATACGTCGCAGGGATGCTATGAGGAAATTCGAGATTGGCATGACTTGTTTTGCCAAGGGCAACCCGTTAGCTGCCAGATTGAGCAAATGCCAGAACCTTTTCGGGGCAAGCAAGCGGCGATCGGAGTCAAAGCGTTTTACCTCGTACCGATCTTTGTTGAGGGCAAATGGTGGGGGGTATTGGGACTGGACGACTGCCGTGAGGCAAAGCATCGTACTCTAGCAGAACTGGCAGTCTTGAAAATTGCTGCTAATTGTATTGGCAGTGCCATTCAACGCGATCGCACCCAAAAAGCAATGTTGCAAGCCGAGCAAGCCCGATCGCAAGAACTCGAACGCCTCAACATCCAACTCCAGCAATCGCTCGATCACCTCTCGGAATCCGAAGAACGGTTTCGGACTCTATTTGAGTTGAGCAGCGAAGGATTCCACTACATGGAGATTGACCCGCCTTGTCCAGTCACCTTACCTATCGAGAAACAATGTGAATGGCTATATAACAGCATTCACGTGGTTAAAGCCAATCCTGCCTTTGCTGCCATGTATGGTGTAGACCATCCTAATGAGTTAATTGGCTTGAAAAATTCCGATGTACATGCTCCAGGTTCAGAGAAAAATGCGCTCTTTATTCGAGGCACAATAGAAAGTGGATACCGCTTTCGTAACTTGGAAACAGAGGAAATTGATCGGCAGGGACGGCTACGCTACTTCCTCAACAGTGGAGTTTATACCATCCAGGATGGCTATTTGGTGAATGCTTGGGGTACTCAGATTGATATCACCGAACTGCGAGAGACACAACAAGCCTTACTCGAAGCCGAGCAAGCCCGATCGCAAGAACTCGAACGCCTCAACACCGAATTACAACAAACGCTCGATCGTCTCTCTGAATCGGAAGAACGCTACCGCACCTTATTTGAAATCAGCAGCGAAGGAATTTTTCGGGTTGAATATGATCCACCAATTCCGTTGCATTTGCCGATTGAAGAACAGATTGATTTGTACTATCGCAGCTTATGTGTTGCTGAAGGGAATGCCACCTATGCAGCAATGTATGGCTTTGACGACGCTGAATCCATTGTTGGACTGCGTTTGAGTGATATAGATGTTTCCACATCACAGCAAAATCAGTCTTTCATGAGAGCTTTGATCGAAAGTCGCTATCAACTTCGTAACGCTGAAACAGAAGAAATCGATCGTTACGGCAACCCACGCTATTTCCTCAACAACATCACCACAATCATTAAAGATGGCTGTGCGATCGGCGGTTGGGCATCACAACTCGATATTACCGAACTGCGGTTGGCACAACAGGCCCTCCTGCAAGCGGAGCAAGATCGCGTCGCAGAACTGGCAAAAGCGAATGATGCACTCAAGCAAACCGTTGATGCCTTAGCAACAGAGACTGACCTCAATCGCTTTTTAGGACATGTGCTTAAAGTGATTGCAGAGCAACTAGATGCAACGCTCACTGAATACTGGTATCATCCAAAACCTGATAACATTGCTTACGTTGGACTGACCTACTGGCAAGAAAAGATCCTCAAGCCGGAAGAGCAATCGGGTCATGTTGGCTTGTTTGGCTATCCGGTTCCGCCGGAGATGATTCAGCAAGACAGTCCGCATCATCGCCGGAGGTACTTCATTACTGAAGATATTGCCAGCAGTGAAGTTCATAGCCGAATTGCTCATGAGTATGGGTTAGATGCAGGAGCCTGGTATCAATCGCGTGGGGTGAACCGTTTTCTCAATATGCCGTTGATTCTGGGTGACAGAACGATCGGGGCACTGATCGTCTTTCTTCCAAGCGATCGCCACTTCACTGAGCAACAAATTGAACTCACCTATGCCCTAGCTCAACAAGTAACGCTGGCAATTCAATTGACACGGTTGGCAGAAGAGGCAAAACAAGCGGCGATCCTTGAAGATCGTAATCGCATGGCGCGTGAAATTCACGATACGCTGGCTCAAAGCTTTGCCGGAATCCTCATGCAACTGCAAGCAGCCACTCTTAACCTGATCGATGACCCAGAACAAGTCATTGTTCACCTAAAACGAGCCAGCAATCTCACGCGAGAAGGATTGGCAGAAGCCCGCCGTTCAGTATCGCTGCTGCTGCAAGAAGACGCGGCTTACAGCGATTTATTATCCTCTCTCCATCAACTGATTGAGCAGATGAGGTGCAATACTGATGTCCCTATCTCAGTTAACGTTGAAGGGACTCCTTATCCGCTAAATCCAGAAGTGGGAATGCACCTATTTCGCATGGTTCAAGAGTCTCTAAACAACGCGCTTCGTCATGCTGACCCATCTACGATTCAGATTAATCTCTCGTATGCTACACAGAAAGTATCGCTGTGTATTCAAGATGATGGGTGTGGGTTTGACCTAGAGCAGCCGACCAACGGCTTTGGCTTAAAGGGAATGCAGCAACGGGCAGACCTACTGAATGCTCAATTGCAGATCAATAGCCAAATCGGTACAGGAACTGAAGTTCATATCACAGCCCCTACCCATCCAAGCTAA